From Rhododendron vialii isolate Sample 1 chromosome 10a, ASM3025357v1, the proteins below share one genomic window:
- the LOC131304428 gene encoding protein MAINTENANCE OF PSII UNDER HIGH LIGHT 1 isoform X1: MMGCASQAAITMMLSTTTNSHCSTVAAAKDYPRSKMMMPTATTSRLNLFRIKSSSSTTDAEEADCNVEECAPDKEVGKVSIEWLAAEKTKVVGTFPPIRKKGWTGYVEKDTAGQTNIYSVEPAVYVADSAISSGAAGSSADGAENTLAISSGLALIAVAAASLILLQVGKKPPQIQTLEYSGPSLSYYIDKFKPTETLQASASVENETSVSVQPESKNASEVSEVQAESVYQPDASTYFKF; the protein is encoded by the exons ATGATGGGTTGTGCGTCGCAAGCAGCTATTACTATGATGttatcaacaacaacaaacagcCACTGCTCCACGGTAGCAGCAGCCAAGGACTACCCAAGGTCCAAGATGATGATGCCGACAGCAACAACAAGCCGACTCAACCTCTTCAGAATtaaatcttcttcttccacCACCGACGCTGAAGAAGCAGATTGTAATGTCGAAGAATGCGCCCCCGATAAGGAG GTTGGCAAGGTGAGTATCGAATGGTTAGCAGCAGAGAAGACCAAAGTGGTGGGTACGTTCCCACCTATTCGTAAGAAAGGTTGGACAGGTTATGTTGAGAAGGACACTGCCGGGCAGACAAACATATATTCTGTTGAG CCTGCAGTTTATGTGGCAGATAGTGCAATCAGCTCAGGAGCGGCAGGTTCTTCTGCTGATGGAGCAGAGAACACATTAGCCATCAGCAGTGGCCTTGCCCTAATTGCTGTTGCCGCAGCATCATTGATACTGCTTCAAGTTGGAAAGAAGCCACCTCAGATTCAGACACTGGAATACTCTGGGCCATCCCTTAGTTACTATATCGACAAGTTTAAACCAACGGAAACGCTCCAAGCTTCAGCATCAGTAGAAAATGAAACTTCAGTATCTGTACAGCCAGAGAGCAAGAATGCCTCTGAAGTTTCTGAGGTTCAGGCGGAATCTGTATATCAACCGGATGCTTCAACATACTTCAAGTTCTAA
- the LOC131304429 gene encoding DExH-box ATP-dependent RNA helicase DExH18, mitochondrial, which produces MAGGSASHILRKYSSKRSNVIRVSSLLSNRCLHHSAQSKPSKPPNSPNFVIPSLINRIICYNPQFKLLNFDKLLFSTLVENGDSVLDSENGDSGFKVVAGFEHVGARDPLDIYRAVRDSPEGKKRTQSDWDVLIEIFRSFSKSGWASNQALAVYIGVSFFPTAAHNFRNFFFKKCGDDVSKYLVELGPGDAAERFLFPIFVEFCLEEFPNEIKRFRSMIDSADLTKPHTWFPFARAMKRKIIYHCGPTNSGKTYNALQGFMEAKKGIYCSPLRLLAMEVFDKVNAHGVYCSLLTGQEKKHVPFSNHIACTVEMVSTDDIYDVAVIDEIQMMSDRYRGYAWTRALLGLKADEIHLCGDPSVLNIVRKFCSEIGDELCENHYERFKPLVVEAKTLLGDLRNVRSGDCVVAFSRREIFEVKLAIEKHTNHRCCVIYGALPPETRRQQATLFNDQDNEFDVLVASDAVGMGLNLNIRRVVFYTLSKYNGDKIVPVPASQVKQIAGRAGRRGSLYPDGLATTLHFEDLDYLIECLKEPFDDFTKVGLFPFFEQVELFAGKLPNVTFPKLLEKFSENCRLDGSYFLCQHEHVKKVANMLEKVQGLSLEDRFNFCFAPVNIRDPKAMHHLLRFASSYSQKLPVSIAMGMPKGSANNDTELLALESKHQVLSMYLWLSHHFKEETFPYVKKAEAMATDIADLLGKSLIKACWKPESRTQAKPKPLVKKDGYERPRSIIKLHETKRLEKSVLPGHLEKVAA; this is translated from the exons ATGGCTGGAGGCTCTGCTTCTCATATCTTACGTAAATATTCATCCAAACGTAGCAATGTGATTAGGGTTTCTTCGTTACTATCCAACCGATGCCTCCATCATTCCGCACAATCCAAACCCTCAAAACCCCCAAATTCCCCAAATTTCGTTATACCCTCCTTAATCAACCGAATAATATGTTATAATCCACAATTCAAGCTGTTAAATTTTGACAAACTACTGTTTTCGACGCTGGTCGAAAATGGGGACAGTGTTCTTGATTCAGAAAACGGGGATTCGGGTTTTAAAGTAGTTGCTGGATTCGAGCACGTAGGAGCTCGTGATCCTCTTGACATTTATAGGGCCGTTCGAGATTCGCCCGAGGGCAAAAAGAGGACTCAGAGTGATTGGGATGtactcattgagatctttcgtAGTTTTTCGAAGTCGGGTTGGGCATCCAATCAAGCATTGGCAGTTTATATCGGGGTGTCGTTTTTTCCTACCGCAGCCCACAATTTCCGTAACTTCTTCTTCAAAAAATGCGGGGATGATGTTTCAAAGTACTTGGTTGAACTGGGTCCGGGCGATGCAGCCGAACGTTTTCTGTTCCCTATATTTGTTGAGTTTTGCTTAGAAGAATTTCCCAATGAGATTAAGAGGTTTAGGAGCATGATTGACTCAGCGGACCTTACAAAACCACACACTTGGTTTCCATTTGCTCGAGCTATGAAACGCAAGATTATATACCATTGCGGCCCGACTAATAGTGGTAAAACGTATAATGCTTTGCAAGGGTTTATGGAAGCGAAGAAGGGTATCTATTGTAGTCCTCTTAGGCTTTTGGCCATGGAAGTTTTTGATAAGGTGAATGCGCATGGGGTATACTGCAGTCTCCTTACTGGGCAAGAAAAGAAGCATGTTCCATTTTCAAACCATATTGCTTGTACTGTAGAGATGGTATCAACTGATGATATCTATGATGTGGCCGTTATTGATGAAATCCAAATGATGTCAGACCGGTACAGAGGTTATGCGTGGACGAGGGCTTTACTTGGGTTGAAGGCTGATGAGATACACTTGTGTGGGGATCCAAGCGTATTGAATATTGTTCGAAAATTCTGTTCAGAAATAGGGGATGAGTTGTGTGAGAACCATTATGAGAGATTTAAGCCATTGGTGGTTGAAGCCAAGACCCTTTTGGGCGATCTTCGAAATGTTCGCTCGGGGGATTGTGTTGTTGCTTTCTCAAGGAGAGAGATATTTGAGGTGAAATTGGCAATTGAGAAGCACACAAATCATCGCTGTTGTGTTATTTATGGTGCTTTGCCTCCGGAGACTCGTAGGCAGCAAGCTACATTGTTTAATGATCAAGATAACGAATTCGATGTCTTGGTTGCTAGTGATGCAGTTGGAATGGGTTTGAATCTTAATATTAGAAGGGTTGTTTTTTATACCCTTTCAAAGTATAATGGTGACAAGATTGTTCCAGTTCCAGCATCACAGGTAAAGCAGATTGCCGGAAGAGCTGGTCGGAGAGGAAGTCTCTATCCAGATGGGTTGGCAACCACCTTGCATTTTGAAGACTTGGATTACTTAATCGAGTGCTTGAAGGAACCTTTTGACGATTTTACCAAAGTGggtctctttcctttctttgagCAAGTTGAGTTATTTGCAGGGAAACTTCCAAATGTTACTTTTCCCAAACTACTAGAAAAATTTAGTGAGAATTGCCGTTTGGATGGATCTTACTTCTTGTGCCAACACGAGCATGTAAAGAAGGTTGCTAACATGTTGGAGAAGGTTCAGGGATTATCTCTCGAAGATCGTTTCAATTTTTGCTTTGCTCCAGTTAATATCAGAGATCCAAAAGCAATGCATCATCTTCTGAGATTTGCATCATCGTATTCCCAGAAATTGCCTGTCAGTATAGCCATGGGAATGCCAAAAGGTTCTGCTAATAATGATACCGAGCTCTTGGCTCTTGAGTCCAAGCATCAGGTGTTGTCTATGTATTTATGGCTGTCGCACCACTTCAAAGAGGAAACTTTCCCGTACGTGAAAAAGGCCGAGGCAATGGCAACTGATATTGCTGACTTATTAGGTAAGTCACTCATCAAAGCTTGCTGGAAACCAGAATCAAGGACGCAAGCAAAACCAAAGCCTCTTGTGAAGAAAGATGGATATGAGAGACCAAGGTCGATTATTAAGTTACACGAGAC GAAAAGGCTTGAAAAATCTGTTCTGCCTGGTCATCTGGAGAAGGTAGCAGCATAG
- the LOC131304428 gene encoding protein MAINTENANCE OF PSII UNDER HIGH LIGHT 1 isoform X2, with the protein MMGCASQAAITMMLSTTTNSHCSTVAAAKDYPRSKMMMPTATTSRLNLFRIKSSSSTTDAEEADCNVEECAPDKEPAVYVADSAISSGAAGSSADGAENTLAISSGLALIAVAAASLILLQVGKKPPQIQTLEYSGPSLSYYIDKFKPTETLQASASVENETSVSVQPESKNASEVSEVQAESVYQPDASTYFKF; encoded by the exons ATGATGGGTTGTGCGTCGCAAGCAGCTATTACTATGATGttatcaacaacaacaaacagcCACTGCTCCACGGTAGCAGCAGCCAAGGACTACCCAAGGTCCAAGATGATGATGCCGACAGCAACAACAAGCCGACTCAACCTCTTCAGAATtaaatcttcttcttccacCACCGACGCTGAAGAAGCAGATTGTAATGTCGAAGAATGCGCCCCCGATAAGGAG CCTGCAGTTTATGTGGCAGATAGTGCAATCAGCTCAGGAGCGGCAGGTTCTTCTGCTGATGGAGCAGAGAACACATTAGCCATCAGCAGTGGCCTTGCCCTAATTGCTGTTGCCGCAGCATCATTGATACTGCTTCAAGTTGGAAAGAAGCCACCTCAGATTCAGACACTGGAATACTCTGGGCCATCCCTTAGTTACTATATCGACAAGTTTAAACCAACGGAAACGCTCCAAGCTTCAGCATCAGTAGAAAATGAAACTTCAGTATCTGTACAGCCAGAGAGCAAGAATGCCTCTGAAGTTTCTGAGGTTCAGGCGGAATCTGTATATCAACCGGATGCTTCAACATACTTCAAGTTCTAA